One window of Ralstonia pickettii DTP0602 genomic DNA carries:
- a CDS encoding toluene ABC transporter ATP-binding protein (K02065: ABC.X1.A; putative ABC transport system ATP-binding protein) gives MTDSAQNLVELNAVDFAYADHGKPILSGLTMQFPRGKVIAVMGGSGCGKTTVLRLIGGQVRPQAGAVRFAGTDIHTVDMRGLYAVRRQMGMLFQFGALFTDLSVFDNVAFPLREHTDLPESMIRDLVLMKLNAVGLRGARALMPSQISGGMARRVALARAIALDPALLMYDEPFAGLDPISLGLTARLIRSLNDALGATTIIVSHDVHETFQIADYVYFIADGRIAAQGEPEALRASTDPFVHQFVHAEADGPVPFHYPGPSLAEDFAGGAR, from the coding sequence GTGACCGATTCTGCTCAAAACCTCGTCGAACTGAACGCGGTGGATTTCGCTTATGCGGACCACGGCAAGCCGATCCTGTCCGGCCTGACCATGCAATTCCCGCGTGGCAAGGTGATTGCGGTGATGGGCGGCTCGGGTTGCGGCAAGACGACGGTGTTGCGCCTGATCGGCGGCCAGGTGCGTCCACAGGCGGGCGCGGTGCGCTTTGCCGGCACCGATATCCACACGGTGGATATGCGCGGCCTGTACGCGGTGCGACGCCAGATGGGCATGCTGTTCCAGTTCGGCGCGCTGTTTACCGACTTGTCGGTGTTCGATAATGTGGCCTTCCCGCTACGCGAGCACACCGACCTGCCCGAGTCGATGATCCGCGACCTGGTGCTGATGAAGCTCAATGCGGTCGGCCTGCGCGGCGCGCGCGCGCTGATGCCGTCGCAGATTTCGGGCGGCATGGCGCGGCGCGTGGCGCTGGCGCGTGCGATCGCGCTGGATCCGGCGCTGCTGATGTATGACGAGCCCTTCGCCGGGCTGGACCCGATCTCGCTCGGCCTGACTGCGCGCCTGATCCGCAGCCTAAATGACGCGCTCGGCGCGACCACGATCATCGTCTCGCACGACGTGCACGAGACATTCCAGATCGCCGACTACGTCTACTTCATTGCCGACGGGCGCATCGCGGCGCAGGGCGAGCCCGAGGCGTTGCGCGCCTCCACCGACCCGTTCGTGCACCAGTTCGTCCATGCCGAGGCCGATGGCCCGGTGCCGTTCCACTATCCGGGGCCGTCGCTGGCCGAGGACTTTGCCGGAGGTGCGCGGTGA